One stretch of Amycolatopsis sp. NBC_00345 DNA includes these proteins:
- a CDS encoding DivIVA domain-containing protein, translating to MTTALIYLVVMLLVAAVVFLLAAVVFGRGEELAPLPPGSSPTRLPAEDITGDDVQQVHYQLVLRGYKMSEVDWVMRRLGVELDGLRARVAELEARDARDAHEVDEAGAEARATGE from the coding sequence GTGACGACCGCGCTGATCTACCTCGTAGTCATGCTGCTGGTGGCCGCCGTGGTGTTCCTGCTCGCCGCCGTGGTGTTCGGCCGGGGCGAGGAGCTGGCCCCGCTGCCGCCGGGCAGCTCGCCCACGCGCCTGCCCGCCGAGGACATCACCGGCGACGACGTGCAGCAGGTGCACTACCAGCTCGTGCTGCGCGGCTACAAGATGTCCGAAGTGGACTGGGTGATGCGCAGGCTGGGCGTGGAGCTGGACGGGCTGCGCGCCCGGGTCGCCGAGCTGGAGGCCCGCGATGCCCGCGATGCCCACGAGGTCGACGAGGCGGGCGCGGAGGCGCGGGCCACGGGTGAGTGA
- a CDS encoding SRPBCC family protein, producing the protein MSDLVLSVDVAAPAGTTWLALTDWTRQGEWMLGTSVRVVEGNGRSVGSRIAAFTGVAGIGFTDTMEITAWEPPLRCTVRHLGSVVQGTGVFQVVAKGGARCTFVWAEHLKLPFGLAGQLAWPVLRPAFALGVRHSLRQFARFAEDYSIGGR; encoded by the coding sequence GTGAGTGACCTGGTGCTGTCCGTCGACGTCGCGGCGCCGGCGGGGACGACCTGGCTGGCCCTGACCGACTGGACGCGCCAGGGCGAGTGGATGCTCGGCACCTCGGTGCGGGTGGTCGAGGGCAACGGCCGCAGCGTGGGCTCCAGGATCGCCGCGTTCACCGGCGTCGCCGGGATCGGTTTCACGGACACGATGGAGATCACCGCCTGGGAGCCGCCGCTGCGGTGCACGGTGCGCCACCTCGGCAGCGTGGTGCAGGGCACGGGCGTGTTCCAGGTGGTGGCCAAGGGCGGGGCGCGCTGCACGTTCGTCTGGGCGGAGCACCTGAAGCTGCCGTTCGGCCTCGCCGGGCAGCTGGCCTGGCCGGTGCTGCGGCCGGCGTTCGCGCTGGGGGTGCGGCACTCGTTACGGCAGTTCGCGCGCTTCGCCGAGGACTATTCGATAGGGGGACGATGA
- a CDS encoding enoyl-CoA hydratase-related protein, whose amino-acid sequence MTTSDVLLTANADGVRTLTLNRPQAYNSLTVELKERLLAELRAAADDADVRAVVLTGSGRAFCAGQDLKEHVGLLQANDPAPLHTVVDHYNPIVHAIMDLPKPVIAAVNGTAAGAGAAFAYASDLRIAASSSTFLMAFANVGLGPDSGASWTLQRLIGLGRTAELMLMARTVDSAEALRIGLVGEVVPDEELAARAQSVAAKLAAGPTVAYAKIKHVLSVAAESSLDDALAAEDVAQTALGATADHLEAVEAFVGKRRPNFQGK is encoded by the coding sequence GTGACCACATCCGACGTCCTGCTGACCGCGAACGCGGACGGCGTGCGCACCCTGACCCTGAACCGGCCGCAGGCGTACAACTCGCTGACCGTCGAACTCAAGGAGCGGCTGCTCGCCGAACTGCGCGCGGCCGCCGACGACGCGGACGTGCGCGCGGTCGTGCTCACCGGCTCGGGCCGGGCGTTCTGCGCCGGGCAGGACCTGAAGGAGCACGTAGGACTGCTCCAGGCCAACGACCCCGCCCCGTTACACACGGTGGTCGATCACTACAACCCGATCGTCCACGCGATCATGGACCTGCCGAAGCCCGTGATCGCGGCCGTGAACGGCACCGCGGCGGGCGCGGGCGCGGCCTTCGCCTATGCCAGCGACCTGCGGATCGCCGCGAGCTCGTCGACCTTCCTGATGGCCTTCGCGAACGTCGGCCTCGGCCCGGACTCCGGCGCGTCCTGGACGCTGCAGCGGCTCATCGGCCTCGGCCGCACCGCGGAGCTGATGCTGATGGCGCGCACCGTGGACTCGGCCGAGGCGCTGCGGATCGGGCTGGTCGGCGAGGTCGTGCCCGACGAGGAACTGGCCGCGCGCGCCCAGTCCGTGGCCGCGAAGCTGGCCGCCGGGCCGACAGTCGCGTACGCGAAGATCAAGCACGTGCTGTCCGTCGCGGCCGAGTCCTCTCTGGACGACGCGCTCGCCGCGGAGGACGTCGCGCAGACCGCGCTGGGCGCCACCGCCGACCACCTCGAGGCCGTCGAGGCCTTCGTCGGCAAGCGCCGGCCGAACTTCCAGGGCAAATAG
- a CDS encoding MFS transporter, giving the protein MTAPTRRVKVAVAAAGFTSFALLYAPQPVLPQLAEQYHLDPAGASLAVSVATGALAISVLPIAALSEVVGRRPVILTSVLLSALLGLLLPLMPSYSLMLVLRAVQGVAIAGFPGVATAYLVERLGKTGVAAAVGAMIAGNSIGGMTGRLATGFTAGPLGWRGALYVVAGISLVCAVITAVALPPSIRQPGAERQTLRDVGAGLVAAVRKPVLLAQYAVALLAMGSFVALYNAAGFRLTGSPLNLSPAIASLVFLAYALGSVSSATAGRFAARIGRRRAVSAALVLMAVGAALTISDSLPMVVLGFVVLTCAFFAAHAIANGWAAAESPSNARGQVGGTYTLMYYLGSSVGGSIGSAVYGQAGWAWLIGAVVVWLLLAVAAVWVGTTVRSPAPARRELAPR; this is encoded by the coding sequence ATTACCGCTCCCACCCGACGAGTCAAGGTCGCCGTCGCCGCCGCCGGATTCACCTCCTTCGCCCTGCTCTACGCCCCTCAACCGGTGCTGCCGCAGCTCGCCGAGCAGTACCACCTCGACCCCGCCGGCGCCTCGCTCGCGGTCAGCGTCGCCACCGGCGCGCTCGCCATCTCCGTGCTGCCGATCGCGGCACTGTCCGAAGTGGTCGGTCGGCGGCCGGTGATCCTGACGTCGGTGCTGCTGTCCGCGCTGCTGGGCCTGCTGCTGCCGCTGATGCCGTCGTACTCGCTGATGCTGGTGCTACGCGCGGTTCAGGGCGTCGCGATCGCGGGCTTCCCCGGCGTCGCCACGGCGTACCTCGTGGAGCGGCTCGGCAAGACGGGCGTGGCCGCGGCCGTCGGCGCGATGATCGCGGGCAACTCCATCGGCGGCATGACCGGCCGGCTCGCGACGGGCTTCACCGCGGGCCCGCTCGGCTGGCGCGGGGCACTGTACGTCGTGGCCGGGATTTCCTTGGTGTGCGCGGTGATCACCGCGGTCGCGCTGCCGCCGTCGATCCGGCAGCCGGGCGCCGAGCGGCAGACCCTTCGTGACGTCGGCGCCGGGCTCGTCGCCGCCGTGCGAAAGCCGGTGCTGCTCGCGCAGTACGCCGTGGCGCTGCTCGCGATGGGCTCGTTCGTCGCGCTCTACAACGCGGCGGGCTTCCGGCTCACCGGTTCCCCGCTGAACCTGTCACCGGCCATCGCCTCGCTGGTGTTCCTGGCGTACGCGCTGGGCTCGGTCTCGTCGGCGACGGCGGGCCGGTTCGCCGCCCGGATCGGCCGCCGCCGCGCCGTGAGCGCCGCGCTGGTCCTGATGGCGGTGGGCGCCGCGCTGACCATCTCGGACTCGCTGCCCATGGTCGTGCTCGGCTTCGTGGTGCTGACCTGCGCGTTCTTCGCCGCCCACGCGATCGCGAACGGCTGGGCCGCGGCCGAGTCGCCGTCGAACGCCCGCGGTCAGGTCGGCGGCACCTACACCCTCATGTACTACCTGGGCAGCAGCGTCGGCGGCTCGATCGGCAGCGCGGTCTACGGCCAGGCGGGCTGGGCCTGGCTGATCGGCGCGGTCGTGGTGTGGCTGCTGCTGGCCGTCGCCGCGGTCTGGGTGGGCACGACCGTCCGCTCGCCCGCCCCGGCCCGCCGTGAGCTGGCGCCGCGCTGA
- a CDS encoding permease prefix domain 1-containing protein — MIDAYLADLDRRLIGCRSTKADLLGEARDGLHDAADAYRAGGWTDDEAERRAVADFGGAAAVAGDYQAELSMHSGVRTLWKLVLGVPAMSLGWDLARILTFGAWTRLSTPSPSWYVGATQVAHGGIFAVPLVGLVALLCTRWLSRRVDGVRLARICGALIAAAVGLNLLSFAGLLVVTGAVDASRLFLSVPCGLLMVAWALLSVRLVVLARRSWGRCATIVT; from the coding sequence GTGATCGACGCGTACCTCGCGGACCTCGACCGGCGGCTGATCGGCTGCCGGTCGACGAAGGCCGACCTGCTCGGCGAGGCGCGCGACGGGCTGCACGACGCCGCGGACGCCTACCGGGCCGGCGGCTGGACCGACGACGAGGCCGAGCGCCGCGCCGTCGCCGACTTCGGCGGGGCGGCGGCGGTCGCCGGGGACTACCAGGCCGAGCTGAGCATGCACAGCGGCGTGCGGACGCTGTGGAAGCTCGTGCTCGGCGTGCCCGCGATGTCGCTGGGCTGGGACCTCGCCCGGATCCTCACCTTCGGCGCCTGGACCAGGTTGTCGACGCCGAGCCCGAGCTGGTACGTCGGGGCCACGCAGGTGGCGCACGGCGGGATCTTCGCCGTCCCGCTCGTCGGGCTGGTGGCCCTGCTCTGCACGCGCTGGCTCAGCCGCCGCGTCGACGGCGTCCGGCTGGCCCGGATCTGCGGCGCGCTGATCGCCGCGGCGGTCGGGCTGAACCTGCTCTCGTTCGCCGGGCTGCTCGTCGTGACGGGCGCCGTGGACGCGTCGAGGCTGTTCCTCAGCGTGCCGTGCGGGCTGCTGATGGTGGCGTGGGCCCTGCTTTCCGTGCGGCTGGTCGTGCTCGCGCGACGTTCCTGGGGCCGGTGTGCCACGATCGTGACGTGA
- a CDS encoding LysR family transcriptional regulator, translating into MSHESLTAQLAPHLLLLATLRKTRNVTRAAELLAVPQPTVSRRLAALGEALGAPLTVPDGRGIRLTRAAELLAEAAERALGPVDAGARLAREEIEPGSGRVVLGFLHLLGRSLVPTLLRDYRAQAPAARFTLVQGSRQEMLDRLSSGELDLALLAPVPDDPALDTAVLDEQPILLSVPAGHRLAGHPGVHMAELADEEFVMLEPGYGLRRITDDLCAAAGFSPRIAFEGQESDTVRGLVAAGLGVALLPHFEPGAPAGVSEVPLLPAVGRTIGLAWRAGEPASPAVRAFRDHVLQEKAREC; encoded by the coding sequence ATGTCGCATGAAAGCCTGACTGCGCAGCTCGCGCCCCATCTGCTGCTGCTCGCGACCCTGCGCAAGACGAGGAACGTCACACGCGCGGCCGAGCTGCTCGCCGTCCCGCAGCCGACCGTCAGCCGCCGGCTCGCCGCGCTCGGCGAAGCGCTGGGCGCCCCGCTGACGGTCCCCGACGGCCGCGGCATCCGGCTCACCCGCGCCGCCGAGCTGCTGGCCGAAGCGGCGGAACGCGCGCTGGGCCCGGTCGACGCCGGCGCGCGGCTGGCGCGTGAGGAGATCGAGCCGGGCAGCGGCCGCGTCGTGCTGGGCTTCCTGCACCTGCTCGGCCGCTCGCTGGTGCCGACGCTGCTGCGCGACTACCGCGCCCAGGCCCCGGCCGCGCGGTTCACCCTCGTGCAGGGCTCACGCCAGGAGATGCTCGACCGGCTCTCCAGCGGCGAGCTGGACCTGGCCCTGCTCGCCCCGGTGCCGGACGACCCGGCGCTGGACACGGCCGTGCTGGACGAGCAGCCGATCCTGCTGTCCGTGCCGGCGGGCCACCGGCTGGCCGGCCACCCGGGCGTCCACATGGCGGAGCTGGCCGACGAGGAGTTCGTCATGCTGGAGCCGGGTTACGGCCTCCGCCGCATCACCGACGACCTCTGCGCGGCGGCCGGTTTCAGCCCGCGGATCGCCTTCGAGGGCCAGGAATCGGACACCGTGCGCGGCCTCGTCGCGGCCGGGCTGGGCGTCGCCCTGCTCCCGCACTTCGAGCCGGGCGCGCCGGCCGGGGTCTCGGAAGTCCCGCTTCTCCCCGCGGTCGGCCGGACGATCGGGCTGGCCTGGCGCGCGGGCGAACCGGCGTCCCCGGCCGTGCGGGCGTTCCGGGACCATGTGCTGCAGGAAAAGGCTCGTGAGTGTTGA
- a CDS encoding O-methyltransferase has protein sequence MSSGTHAASAADPVGAEYVDGYLPDDDVLAAARARAADLGCVPLASGAGATLRFLAATVGARAVVEVGTGTGVSGLHLLRGMAADGILTSIDLEPEYQRAARKAFLEAGYPPGRTRLIVGRALDVLPRLTPGGYDLVFIDAARIEFPSYYEKGVALLRRGGIIAFHNVLAGGRVADPSRRDPETLALREVARAMREDERLVPALLPVGGGLLVAAAC, from the coding sequence GTGAGTTCCGGGACGCATGCGGCCTCGGCAGCCGATCCGGTCGGCGCCGAGTACGTCGACGGGTACCTCCCCGACGACGACGTACTGGCCGCGGCGCGAGCGCGCGCGGCCGATCTCGGCTGTGTCCCGCTGGCCTCGGGGGCGGGCGCGACCTTGCGTTTCCTCGCCGCGACGGTGGGCGCGCGGGCGGTCGTGGAGGTCGGCACGGGCACCGGCGTGAGCGGGCTGCACCTGCTGCGCGGCATGGCCGCGGACGGCATCCTGACCTCCATCGACCTCGAGCCGGAGTACCAGCGCGCCGCGCGCAAGGCGTTCCTGGAGGCGGGCTACCCGCCGGGCCGGACGCGGCTGATCGTCGGGCGCGCGCTGGACGTGCTGCCGCGGCTCACCCCCGGCGGCTACGACCTGGTGTTCATCGACGCGGCGCGGATCGAGTTCCCCAGCTACTACGAGAAGGGCGTGGCCCTGCTGCGCCGCGGCGGGATCATCGCGTTCCACAACGTGCTGGCCGGTGGCCGCGTCGCCGACCCGTCCCGCCGCGACCCGGAGACGCTCGCCCTGCGCGAGGTCGCCCGCGCGATGCGCGAGGACGAGCGGCTGGTCCCGGCGCTGCTCCCGGTGGGCGGCGGACTGCTGGTCGCGGCCGCCTGCTGA
- the sigE gene encoding RNA polymerase sigma factor SigE, which translates to MEVPAPLMQNAEMPEAEPVAVDGGGEAAWTPPSWDEIVREHADRVYRLAYRLTGNAHDAEDLTQETFIRVFRSLASYKPGTFEGWLHRITTNLFLDMARRRSRVRMEGLPDDTDRIVGDDPSPEQVYTDTHLDPDLQAALDELPPEFRAAVVLCDVEGLSYEEIGATLGVKLGTVRSRIHRGRQALRASLERRRAQRNESAKVSV; encoded by the coding sequence ATGGAGGTGCCTGCTCCCCTGATGCAGAACGCCGAAATGCCCGAAGCCGAGCCGGTCGCCGTGGACGGTGGCGGCGAGGCGGCCTGGACGCCGCCCTCGTGGGACGAGATCGTGCGCGAGCACGCCGACCGGGTCTACCGGCTGGCGTACCGCCTGACCGGTAACGCCCACGACGCCGAAGACCTGACCCAGGAGACGTTCATCCGCGTCTTCCGCTCGCTGGCGTCCTACAAGCCGGGCACCTTCGAGGGCTGGCTGCACCGGATCACCACGAACCTGTTCCTCGACATGGCGCGCCGCCGTTCCCGGGTGCGCATGGAGGGGCTGCCGGACGACACCGACCGGATCGTCGGCGACGACCCGAGCCCGGAGCAGGTCTACACCGACACGCACCTGGACCCGGACCTGCAGGCGGCGCTCGACGAGCTGCCCCCGGAGTTCCGCGCGGCCGTGGTGCTGTGTGACGTCGAAGGCCTTTCCTACGAAGAGATCGGCGCGACGCTCGGTGTCAAGCTGGGCACCGTCCGCAGCCGGATCCACCGTGGCCGCCAGGCGCTGCGCGCCTCGCTCGAGCGCCGCCGCGCGCAGCGGAACGAGTCTGCGAAGGTGTCGGTATGA
- a CDS encoding helix-turn-helix transcriptional regulator, with amino-acid sequence MKADTLRGHLDALLLAVLDGRKLHGYAIIEALALRSDGALDLPTGTVYPALRRLERAGYLASEWDVVSGRKRRTYRLTRSGQQALAAERAEWQEFTTVIGGVLRVEA; translated from the coding sequence ATGAAGGCGGACACGTTGCGCGGACACCTGGACGCGCTGCTGCTGGCAGTGCTCGACGGCCGGAAGCTGCACGGCTACGCGATCATCGAGGCGCTGGCGCTGCGCAGTGACGGCGCGCTCGACCTGCCCACCGGAACCGTTTACCCGGCCCTGCGCCGGCTGGAGCGGGCCGGCTACCTGGCCAGCGAGTGGGACGTGGTGTCCGGCCGCAAACGCCGCACCTACCGCCTCACGCGGTCGGGCCAGCAGGCGCTCGCCGCCGAGCGGGCCGAGTGGCAGGAGTTCACCACGGTGATCGGCGGCGTCCTGCGGGTGGAAGCGTGA
- a CDS encoding DUF3117 domain-containing protein — MAAMKPRTGDGPLEVTKEGRGLVMRVPLEGGGRLVVELSADEAKDLGAALQEVTG, encoded by the coding sequence ATGGCGGCCATGAAGCCCCGGACCGGAGATGGTCCCCTCGAAGTGACTAAGGAGGGGCGGGGCCTTGTGATGCGGGTGCCACTGGAAGGTGGTGGCCGGCTCGTCGTCGAGCTCTCCGCAGATGAAGCGAAGGATCTCGGCGCAGCACTCCAGGAGGTCACCGGCTGA
- a CDS encoding DNA-3-methyladenine glycosylase I — protein MTGLLGEDGVARCSWGNSAPDYAAYHDEEWGSPLHGEAELYERLCLESFQSGLSWITILRKRENFRKAFKKFQPAKVARFGDGDVERLMQDASIVRNRAKILAAITNARAIAALDTPLDELLWSFAPASRRRPKTMADVPAITDESKAMAKDLKKRGFAFLGPTTCYALMQATGMVDDHVAGCFRAKRS, from the coding sequence ATGACGGGACTGCTGGGCGAAGACGGCGTCGCCCGGTGCTCGTGGGGCAACTCGGCGCCGGACTACGCGGCCTACCACGACGAGGAGTGGGGCAGCCCGCTGCACGGCGAGGCCGAGCTGTACGAGCGGCTCTGCCTCGAGTCGTTCCAGTCCGGGCTGTCGTGGATCACGATCCTGCGCAAGCGTGAGAACTTCCGGAAGGCGTTCAAGAAGTTCCAGCCGGCGAAGGTCGCGCGCTTCGGCGACGGAGACGTCGAGCGGCTCATGCAGGACGCCTCGATCGTGCGGAACCGGGCGAAGATCCTGGCCGCGATCACCAACGCGCGCGCCATCGCCGCACTGGACACCCCGCTGGACGAGCTGCTGTGGTCCTTCGCCCCGGCGTCGCGGCGGCGACCGAAGACGATGGCCGACGTGCCGGCGATCACCGACGAGTCCAAGGCCATGGCCAAGGACCTGAAGAAGCGCGGCTTCGCCTTCCTCGGCCCGACGACGTGTTACGCGCTGATGCAGGCGACCGGCATGGTCGACGACCACGTGGCCGGCTGCTTCCGGGCGAAGCGCTCGTGA
- a CDS encoding trypsin-like peptidase domain-containing protein, giving the protein MTEQPDANPAQPGSAGDDRLGPRPLDRPTVDPAQTAVFGRPRGVDGAFDKLYTPASNGSQNLSLAPPAPESLAEAFRRPPGAEGVLLERPREATGEAAAAEPPLWTDDNDPWRDPAAGAVLAGPAVSAEDEPKPGQRPPGALLSLPEVLFGRRVQTKALVLLGVVALLVGAVGGLVGWWVADTGSELTGSATISEAGAAKERPPGSVADIAKRVSPAVVSLEVFKPGADSGEQGSGVMIDPQGYILTNEHVVSTAVADSTVKVTAIFNDGTRTEAKVVGSDPKSDLAVVKVNVTNPVVLQIGKSSGLQVGDSVIAVGSPLALQNTVTSGIVSALNRPITAGGDNGSPPVTYEAIQTDAAINHGNSGGALVDSTGALVGINSSIRSSSSDGGSIGIGFAIPSDYAIKIAKALIKDGKVTHADIGINASSTVAGSSTMGAQVKNVAPNGPAAAAGIKEGDVITKIGDRLVRDSAELTVAVRNHDVGEVVPVQLARDGALLVVDVTLGSD; this is encoded by the coding sequence ATGACCGAGCAGCCTGACGCGAACCCTGCCCAGCCGGGCTCCGCCGGTGACGACCGGCTGGGCCCGCGCCCGCTGGACCGCCCCACCGTGGATCCGGCCCAGACGGCGGTGTTCGGCCGGCCGCGTGGGGTCGATGGCGCGTTCGACAAGCTCTACACCCCGGCGTCCAACGGCAGCCAGAACCTGAGCCTCGCGCCGCCCGCGCCCGAATCGCTGGCGGAGGCGTTCCGGCGCCCGCCGGGGGCCGAAGGCGTGCTGCTGGAACGGCCGCGTGAGGCCACCGGCGAGGCGGCCGCCGCGGAGCCTCCCCTGTGGACGGACGACAACGACCCGTGGCGCGACCCCGCCGCGGGCGCCGTGCTCGCCGGTCCCGCCGTGTCGGCCGAGGACGAGCCGAAGCCCGGCCAGCGCCCGCCCGGCGCGTTGCTGAGCCTGCCCGAGGTGCTGTTCGGCCGCCGGGTGCAGACGAAGGCGCTGGTGCTGCTCGGTGTGGTCGCGCTGCTCGTCGGCGCGGTCGGCGGGCTGGTCGGCTGGTGGGTGGCCGACACCGGGTCCGAACTCACCGGCAGCGCCACGATCTCCGAGGCCGGCGCGGCCAAGGAGCGCCCGCCGGGCTCGGTCGCCGACATCGCCAAGCGGGTGTCGCCCGCCGTCGTCTCGCTCGAGGTCTTCAAGCCCGGCGCGGACTCCGGCGAGCAGGGCTCCGGGGTGATGATCGACCCGCAGGGCTACATCCTGACCAACGAGCACGTGGTCAGCACCGCGGTGGCCGACTCGACCGTGAAGGTCACCGCCATCTTCAACGACGGCACGCGCACCGAGGCGAAGGTCGTCGGCTCGGACCCGAAGAGCGACCTCGCCGTGGTGAAGGTGAACGTCACCAATCCCGTGGTGCTGCAGATCGGCAAGTCGTCCGGGCTGCAGGTGGGCGACTCCGTGATCGCCGTCGGCTCCCCGCTGGCGCTGCAGAACACCGTGACCTCCGGCATCGTCAGCGCGCTGAACCGGCCCATCACCGCGGGCGGCGACAACGGCTCGCCCCCGGTGACCTACGAGGCGATCCAGACCGACGCGGCGATCAACCACGGCAACTCCGGCGGCGCGCTCGTCGACTCCACCGGCGCGCTGGTCGGCATCAACTCGTCGATCCGCTCCTCCAGCTCCGACGGCGGCAGTATCGGCATCGGCTTCGCCATCCCGAGCGACTACGCGATCAAGATCGCCAAGGCGCTGATCAAGGACGGCAAGGTGACCCACGCGGACATCGGGATCAACGCCTCGTCCACGGTCGCCGGCTCCTCCACCATGGGCGCCCAGGTGAAGAACGTGGCGCCGAACGGCCCGGCCGCGGCCGCGGGGATCAAGGAGGGCGACGTGATCACGAAGATCGGCGACCGCCTGGTCCGCGACTCCGCCGAGCTGACCGTGGCCGTGCGCAACCACGACGTCGGCGAGGTGGTCCCGGTGCAGCTGGCGCGCGACGGCGCGTTGCTGGTGGTCGACGTCACCCTCGGGTCGGACTGA
- a CDS encoding leucyl aminopeptidase family protein: MRNSLPPVPTKLPEIEVSVTYRRGAPLAHLALAPDPDGESHVEHGASGKSGDVHEVPGDDSPRWVAGIGDGEPRDYRKAGAALARAARAAVEAGPSRAVQVLLPEDVTGEQVGELAMGLLLGGYRFKVTTEEPKPALQAVRLVAAREDAVAEYAGQVARVRELAAAAALTRDLANTPSNVKNPAWLANTAAKVVGAVEGVTVTVRDEKWLADNGFGGVLAVGGGSASPPRLIELEYKPRGASSHVLMVGKGITFDTGGLSIKPAEGMHLMRTDMAGGAAVIAAVRAIAALKLPVRVTALVPSAENHVSGSAYRPGDIVRHYGGRTTEVGNTDAEGRMVMADALAYGIDKYKPDVVVDTATLTGAMKVSLGLRTGGLFATDDELAARVVAAGARVGEAWWRMPLVEDYAASVQGELGDVRQAPGGPGGIMAALFLREFTAGLPWAHLDIAGPGRADKNYDDVVPGASGFASRTLVEFAASYSS, from the coding sequence GTGCGTAACTCACTACCGCCCGTCCCGACGAAGCTGCCCGAGATCGAGGTCTCCGTCACCTACCGGCGCGGGGCCCCGCTCGCGCATCTCGCCCTGGCGCCGGATCCGGACGGGGAGTCGCATGTGGAGCACGGCGCGAGCGGCAAGAGCGGCGACGTCCACGAGGTGCCGGGTGACGACTCACCCCGCTGGGTGGCGGGGATCGGCGACGGCGAGCCGCGGGACTACCGCAAGGCGGGCGCGGCGCTCGCCCGCGCGGCGCGCGCCGCCGTGGAGGCCGGGCCGTCCAGGGCCGTCCAGGTGCTGCTGCCCGAGGACGTCACGGGGGAGCAGGTCGGGGAGCTGGCGATGGGCCTGCTGCTCGGCGGCTACCGGTTCAAAGTGACCACTGAGGAGCCGAAGCCCGCGCTGCAGGCCGTCCGGCTGGTGGCGGCGCGTGAAGACGCAGTCGCGGAGTACGCCGGGCAGGTGGCGCGGGTGCGGGAGCTGGCCGCGGCCGCCGCGCTGACCCGGGACCTCGCGAACACGCCGTCGAACGTCAAGAACCCCGCCTGGCTGGCCAACACCGCGGCGAAGGTGGTCGGCGCGGTCGAGGGTGTGACCGTGACCGTGCGGGACGAGAAGTGGCTCGCGGACAACGGCTTCGGCGGGGTGCTCGCTGTCGGCGGCGGCTCGGCTTCGCCGCCGCGGCTGATCGAGCTGGAGTACAAGCCGCGGGGCGCGTCCTCGCACGTTCTGATGGTGGGCAAGGGCATCACGTTCGACACCGGCGGCCTGTCGATCAAGCCGGCCGAGGGCATGCACCTGATGCGCACCGACATGGCGGGCGGCGCGGCCGTGATCGCCGCGGTGCGCGCTATCGCCGCGCTGAAGCTGCCGGTGCGGGTGACCGCGCTGGTGCCGTCGGCGGAGAACCACGTGTCCGGCTCGGCTTACCGCCCCGGCGACATCGTGCGCCATTACGGCGGCCGCACCACCGAGGTCGGCAACACCGACGCCGAGGGGCGCATGGTGATGGCCGACGCGCTGGCGTACGGCATCGACAAGTACAAGCCGGACGTCGTGGTCGACACCGCCACGCTGACCGGCGCGATGAAGGTTTCGCTCGGCCTGCGCACCGGCGGTCTCTTCGCGACTGACGACGAGCTGGCCGCGCGGGTGGTCGCCGCCGGCGCCCGCGTCGGCGAGGCTTGGTGGCGGATGCCGTTGGTCGAGGACTACGCCGCTTCGGTCCAAGGTGAACTCGGCGACGTCCGCCAGGCCCCGGGTGGGCCCGGCGGCATCATGGCGGCGCTGTTCCTGCGCGAGTTCACGGCGGGCCTGCCGTGGGCGCACCTGGACATCGCCGGCCCGGGCCGCGCGGACAAGAACTACGACGACGTGGTGCCCGGCGCGTCCGGCTTCGCCAGCCGGACGCTGGTGGAGTTCGCGGCTTCCTACAGCTCCTGA
- a CDS encoding zf-HC2 domain-containing protein encodes MTAPRGWGLPESHLLPDVVVAFVDGELSLGPQDRAASHIARCPGCAAEVAAQRQAVAAVKRAGAPSMSAGFLASLRSIPEHTDLPSSPDNLAMTADGQLVAIQRPDRVAGLREGGVFGGTPLGSTAPLGHSSNVLGGGRFTFSRKKAAQGAGVVVSGLVLSALALVGTSADSGEGSPDPGTQPPPNANLLPAQMQVPQPLQSAASTSIKPVSDTTSVVPAR; translated from the coding sequence ATGACCGCACCGCGAGGTTGGGGCCTCCCCGAGTCGCATCTGCTACCGGACGTAGTCGTCGCGTTCGTCGACGGCGAGCTTTCGCTGGGCCCGCAGGACCGGGCCGCTTCGCACATCGCGCGCTGTCCCGGCTGCGCGGCCGAGGTGGCCGCCCAGCGGCAGGCCGTCGCGGCGGTCAAGCGCGCCGGCGCCCCGTCCATGTCGGCCGGGTTCCTGGCCAGCCTCCGCTCCATCCCGGAGCACACCGACCTGCCCAGCTCACCCGACAACCTGGCGATGACGGCCGACGGCCAGCTCGTCGCCATCCAGCGTCCCGACCGCGTCGCCGGCCTGCGTGAAGGCGGAGTCTTCGGGGGCACCCCGTTGGGTTCGACCGCGCCGCTCGGGCACTCGTCCAACGTGCTCGGCGGCGGCCGGTTCACCTTCAGCCGCAAGAAGGCGGCCCAAGGCGCGGGCGTGGTCGTCTCGGGCCTGGTGCTGAGCGCGCTGGCCCTGGTGGGGACGTCGGCGGACAGCGGTGAGGGCTCGCCCGACCCGGGCACCCAGCCGCCGCCGAACGCGAACCTGCTGCCGGCCCAGATGCAGGTGCCGCAGCCGCTCCAGTCGGCCGCGTCGACCTCGATCAAACCGGTGAGCGACACCACCTCGGTGGTCCCGGCTCGCTGA